The Maylandia zebra isolate NMK-2024a linkage group LG7, Mzebra_GT3a, whole genome shotgun sequence genome contains a region encoding:
- the LOC143419645 gene encoding uncharacterized protein LOC143419645, whose amino-acid sequence MEDTQATKEITQLSALETRSVASIASSGSSASRAAAAARAKLEAARARADYAKIESEMMIEKARIEAKLNTLQYEKEVAAAMAEASILEVAAEESVKTERKPAFEETAERTRQYVEQHLQPTESAKPEEEHRESTVHELKPTIQPRQSFGTPYVESHLFKMRNKAIPTSGLSQEPKSGIYPHSTPHPPESTRERSPDRVTPQLLPDGSAQVGDIARYLARRDLINAGLTKFDDCPENYWAWKSSFLNAISGLKLSPSEELDLLIKWLGHDSARHVKRIKTVHVCRPEVGLDKAWERLEECFGSPEIIEKTLFDRLTNFPKVSSKDPVKLRELSDLLQEVEAAKSEGYLPGLSYLDTARGVAPIVDKLPHNIQEKWLSQGFRYKVDHSVIFPPFSFLCDFVCREAQARNDPGFRLLASTTDHFRSDTTVRKTYKGLVSAHKTEISQGKAGQDSVREQTCDVERQCPIHKKPHPLKRCRGFRNKPIEERKTFLKDNGICFRCCSSTSHMAKNCNTTIKCTECESRNHICPSSRTTSCNSLWSWRGGHRRDNSACYNIDLYRSLWRGSERKILF is encoded by the coding sequence ATGGAGGACACACAAGCCACAAAAGAAATAACGCAGCTGTCGGCTCTAGAGACCAGGTCAGTGGCCTCTATAGCATCGAGTGGATCATCAGCCAGTCGAGCCGCTGCTGCAGCTCGTGCTAAACTGGAGGCAGCTCGCGCACGAGCCGATTATGCCAAAATAGAGTCAGAAATGATGATTGAAAAGGCTCGCATAGAAGCCAAATTGAACACTTTACAGTATGAAAAGGAGGTAGCAGCAGCTATGGCTGAAGCCAGCATCCTTGAGGTTGCAGCAGAGGAGTCTGTCAAAACTGAAAGGAAACCAGCCTTTGAAGAGACTGCTGAAAGGACACGGCAGTATGTGGAGCAGCATCTACAGCCAACCGAGAGTGCTAAACCAGAGGAAGAGCATAGAGAGTCAACTGTTCATGAGCTGAAGCCCACGATTCAACCCAGGCAAAGCTTTGGTACTCCATATGTTGAATCTCACTTGTTCAAAATGAGAAACAAAGCCATTCCAACATCAGGGCTATCTCAGGAACCAAAGTCTGGTATTTATCCCCACTCAACACCGCACCCACCAGAGAGCACAAGGGAAAGGTCGCCTGATCGAGTCACACCTCAACTCCTACCAGATGGCAGTGCTCAGGTGGGTGATATAGCAAGGTACTTGGCACGGAGGGATCTTATTAATGCTGGTCTCACAAAGTTTGATGACTGCCCTGAAAATTACTGGGCGTGGAAATCCTCCTTTCTGAATGCAATCAGTGGACTAAAACTCAGCCCCAGTGAGGAGTTGGACCTCCTTATTAAGTGGCTAGGGCACGACTCAGCACGGCATGTGAAAAGAATAAAGACGGTGCATGTCTGTCGTCCTGAAGTTGGACTGGACAAAGCCTGGGAGCGCTTGGAGGAATGTTTTGGCTCTCCAGAGATAATTGAAAAAACACTGTTCGACAGGCTTACAAACTTCCCAAAGGTCAGTAGCAAAGATCCTGTTAAGCTGAGAGAGCTTAGTGACCTGCTGCAAGAGGTTGAGGCAGCAAAATCAGAGGGTTATCTCCCAGGGCTAAGCTATCTTGACACTGCACGTGGTGTCGCTCCAATTGTGGACAAGTTACCACACAATATCCAGGAAAAGTGGCTCTCTCAGGGTTTTAGGTATAAAGTTGACCATAGTGTCATTTTTCCGCCATTTTCCTTTCTCTGTGACTTTGTCTGCAGAGAGGCACAAGCCCGCAATGATCCAGGCTTCAGGCTCTTAGCATCTACAACAGACCACTTTAGATCAGATACTACAGTGAGGAAGACCTATAAGGGTTTGGTCTCTGCTCACAAGACGGAAATATCACAGGGGAAAGCTGGCCAAGACAGCGTGAGAGAGCAAACCTGTGATGTGGAAAGGCAGTGCCCTATTCATAAAAAGCCACATCCCCTCAAGCGCTGCAGAGGGTTTCGCAATAAACCCATTGAGGAGCGTAAGACCTTCCTCAAGGACAATGGTATCTGTTTTAGATGCTGTTCTTCCACTAGTCACATGGCCAAGAACTGTAACACAACAATCAAGTGTACAGAATGTGAAAGCAGGAATCATATCTGCCCTTCATCCAGGACCACCTCCTGCAACTCTCTTTGGTCATGGCGGGGAGGGCACAGAAGAGACAACTCAGCCTGCTATAACATCGACTTGTACCGAAGTTTGTGGAGAGGCTCAGAAAGGAAGATCCTGTTCTAA
- the LOC143419314 gene encoding uncharacterized protein LOC143419314 → MVGFVLGKAKLAPQSAHTIPRLELGAAVLAAELAEVITSELDLNLEAVEFYTDSRVVLGYISNQTKRFYVYVGNRVQRIRRISGPKQWHYVPTSSNPADIGTRSVPAAMLGDSAWLKGPAFLLQASVTREAETYDLVDPELDDEIRSFVTHTSNDGSLLGSQRFRRFSSLKKLLKALSLLIHIAKVFKSKDEGPSCSSWHHCKQSRTAEELTKAEIVIIKSVQKEMFEEELACIANGKDIPKHSSLQKLSPYCDDEGLLRIGGRLKHANIDYKEKHPLIIPGGSHVAKLIVEHHHQRVMHQGRVFTEGAVRTAGYWITGARRLIKQIIHNCITCNRLRKKATEQRMADLPSDRISTEPPFTFMGLDVFGPWSVVTRRTRGGQANSRRWAVLFTCLSTRAVHIELIESMDASSFINSLRRFFSLRGPVKQIRSDCGTNFVGACRELGFTLTDPDVSSIKTYLGEEGCTWIFNPPHSSHMGGSWERMIGLSRRILDAMLLQTPHSHLTHEVLSTLMAEVTAIINARPLSPITTDPDTPFLLTPSMLLTQKVCTPLPPPGSFIEKDLHRQQWRQVQHLANTFWTRWRREYLGTLQSRNKWQRNHTNLKVGDLVLIKDAQARRNEWPMGLVNQIFPDKDGRVRKIEVRVSRNGTINTYLRPVSETVLLMSPKD, encoded by the coding sequence ATGGTGGGCTTCGTTCTAGGGAAAGCAAAATTGGCCCCACAATCTGCTCATACAATTCCAAGACTGGAATTGGGAGCTGCTGTTTTAGCTGCAGAGCTTGCTGAAGTCATCACAAGTGAACTGGACCTAAATCTTGAGGCAGTTGAATTCTACACAGACAGTCGTGTGGTTTTAGGCTATATAAGCAACCAGACGAAGAGGTTCTATGTATATGTTGGCAACAGGGTGCAGCGAATCAGGAGGATTTCAGGACCAAAACAATGGCACTATGTCCCTACGAGCTCTAACCCTGCTGACATAGGCACACGCTCGGTGCCTGCCGCCATGCTTGGTGACAGTGCCTGGCTTAAAGGACCTGCCTTCTTGTTACAAGCTAGTGTTACAAGAGAAGCTGAAACCTATGACCTTGTGGACCCCGAGTTGGATGATGAAATACGCAGCTTTGTCACTCACACGAGTAATGATGGGTCTCTGCTTGGATCGCAAAGGTTCAGACGTTTTTCCTCTTTGAAGAAACTCCTCAAGGCCCTTAGTTTGCTCATTCATATTGCAAAGGTCTTCAAGAGCAAAGATGAAGGTCCCTCTTGCAGTTCATGGCATCATTGCAAACAGTCTCGCACAGCAGAGGAACTGACAAAGGCTGAGATTGTCATCATCAAAAGTGTGCAGAAGGAAATGTTTGAGGAGGAACTTGCCTGTATTGCTAATGGTAAAGACATACCAAAACACAGCTCTTTACAAAAACTCAGTCCCTACTGTGATGATGAAGGACTCTTGAGGATAGGTGGAAGGCTCAAACACGCCAACATCGACTACAAGGAGAAACATCCTCTCATTATTCCAGGTGGTAGCCATGTTGCCAAGTTGATAGTAGAACACCATCACCAGCGAGTAATGCATCAGGGACGGGTGTTCACAGAAGGTGCAGTCCGTACTGCTGGATATTGGATTACAGGAGCAAGGAGGCTAATCAAGCAGATTATCCACAACTGTATCACCTGCAACAGACTTAGGAAGAAAGCAACTGAGCAAAGAATGGCAGATCTGCCTTCTGATCGTATCAGCACCGAACCTCCTTTCACCTTCATGGGTTTGGATGTATTTGGCCCTTGGTCTGTGGTCACAAGGCGCACAAGAGGAGGCCAGGCAAATAGCAGAAGGTGGGCTGTTCTTTTTACGTGTCTTAGCACAcgtgctgtgcacattgaacTGATTGAGTCGATGGACGCATCAAGTTTCATCAATTCCCTGCGTCGATTCTTCAGTTTGAGAGGGCCTGTTAAGCAGATTCGATCCGATTGTGGGACTAATTTCGTTGGTGCTTGCCGGGAGCTAGGTTTCACACTGACAGATCCCGACGTGTCAAGCATTAAAACATACCTGGGAGAAGAGGGATGCACCTGGATCTTTAATCCACCTCACTCTTCTCATATGGGAGGAAGCTGGGAACGTATGATAGGATTGTCGCGACGTATCCTGGATGCAATGCTTCTCCAAACCCCGCACTCTCACTTGACACATGAGGTGCTTTCTACTCTAATGGCAGAGGTAACAGCCATCATTAATGCTAGACCTTTGTCTCCTATCACAACAGATCCTGACACACCCTTCCTGTTGACACCTTCCATGCTTCTCACTCAGAAGGTGTGCACTCCTCTTCCCCCTCCGGGAAGTTTTATTGAGAAGGATCTCCATCGACAGCAGTGGAGGCAAGTTCAACACCTTGCAAACACATTTTGGACCAGATGGAGACGGGAGTACTTAGGGACACTGCAAAGCCGGAACAAGTGGCAACGTAACCATACAAACCTCAAGGTGGGAGATTTGGTGCTCATCAAAGACGCACAAGCGAGGCGGAATGAATGGCCAATGGGACTTGTCAACCAGATCTTCCCGGATAAGGATGGCAGGGTCAGGAAGATTGAAGTGAGGGTCTCGAGAAATGGAACTATTAATACTTACCTGAGACCTGTGTCAGAGACAGTGTTATTGATGTCCCCAAAGGACTGA
- the LOC105941305 gene encoding putative polypeptide N-acetylgalactosaminyltransferase 8: MKKSEKLFPNSALFKTWGEDLSEGDQREAQSLYEKYGYNVYLSDRLPLDRPLPDTRDPRCLKKSYPKDLPSLSVVLIYLDEALSVLQRALRSIIDRTPKNLLKEIIIVDDNSSNDDLGKPLQDYIDQINKEMPGLLKKVRHTQQMGLSQSRISGWEHATADVVAILDAHIEATEGWAEPLLDRIKADRTVVVSPVFDKVHFDDLHVERYIPFSHGFDWAMWCTYEHFSSEWVKKMDESQPGKSPSVMGIFAADRAFLGEIGGLDGGMTVYGGENVELGIRVWLCGGSIEVVPCSRIAHIERAHKPYAPDLSPAMRRNALRVADIWLDEYKKNVFIAWNVPLEDHVVDIGDVSQRKELRETLKCKPFKWYLENVYTSLSTWDNMLGYGVLRNDLHKSHCVDQGPVPGNIPILHGCHFQQQQHCYYNTDGEIIIGGITSHNYNSDRCLVDPGSGSSPALQECPLAKTNELHMHWDFKQGQAIINKATNRCLEIAQGANFYYELIIQQCSGQSWRIEHLVTSF; this comes from the exons atgaaaaagtctgaaAAACTGTTCCCTAACTCGGCCTTGTTCAAGACATGGGGGGAGGATCTCTCTGAGGGTGACCAAAGAGAGGCTCAGAGCCTGTATGAGAAGTATGGGTACAATGTTTATCTGAGCGATCGCCTCCCTCTGGATCGACCTCTTCCAGATACCAGAGATCCTCG GTGTTTGAAAAAGAGTTACCCCAAGGACCTGCCAAGTCTCAGTGTGGTGCTCATCTACCTGGATGAAGCCCTGTCTGTTCTCCAAAGAGCCCTGCGCAGCATCATCGACCGCACTCCTAAAAACCTGCTGAAGGAGATAATAATAGTGGACGACAATAGTTCTAATG ATGACCTTGGAAAACCCTTACAAGACTACATAGATCAAATTAACAAAGAGATGCCCGGATTATTGAAGAAAGTGAGACATACGCAACAAATGGGCTTATCACAGTCCCGGATATCCGGTTGGGAGCATGCCACAGCTGACGTTGTGGCCATTTTAGATGCCCATATTGAAGCCACAGAAGGATG GGCAGAACCTTTGCTGGACAGGATCAAAGCTGACAGGACTGTTGTAGTGTCCCCTGTCTTTGATAAGGTCCATTTTGATGACCTACACGTGGAAAGATATATCCCATTTTCTCATGGCTTTGACTGGGCAATGTGGTGCACATACGAGCACTTTAGCTCTGAGTGGGTAAAGAAGATGGATGAATCACAACCGGGGAA GAGTCCCTCTGTTATGGGAATCTTTGCAGCAGACAGAGCTTTTCTTGGAGAAATTGGTGGGCTGGATGGTGGGATGACAGTTTATGGTGGGGAAAATGTTGAACTTGGAATTCGT GTGTGGCTGTGCGGAGGAAGTATAGAGGTTGTGCCCTGCTCGAGGATAGCCCACATCGAGAGGGCCCATAAACCATATGCACCTGATCTCAGCCCTGCCATGAGAAGAAATGCTCTGAGGGTGGCAGATATCTGGTTAGATGAAtacaagaaaaatgtatttatcgcGTGGAACGTCCCACTGGAG GATCACGTGGTCGATATTGGTGATGTGTCTCAGAGGAAGGAGCTCAGAGAGACGCTTAAATGTAAACCCTTCAAATGGTACTTGGAAAATGTCTACACCAGTCTGTCAACATGGGATAACATGTTGGGTTATGGTGTG TTACGGAACGACCTTCATAAGAGCCACTGTGTGGACCAAGGACCTGTTCCAGGAAATATCCCCATCCTGCATGGATGCCACTTCCAACAACAACAG CACTGCTACTACAACACAGATGGTGAAATAATCATTGGGGGGATTACATCTCACAATTATAACAGTGATCGCTGCCTGGTTGATCCAGGCTCTGGAAGTTCTCCCGCCCTGCAGGAGTGTCCACTGGCAAAAACGAATGAACTACACATGCACTGGGACTTCAAACAA GGCCAAGCAATCATAAACAAAGCAACAAACAGATGCCTTGAAATCGCCCAGGGAGCAAACTTTTACTATGAACTCATCATTCAGCAGTGCAGTGGGCAGAGCTGGAGGATCGAGCATCTCGTCACAAGCTTTTAG